From a region of the Streptomyces sp. NBC_01454 genome:
- a CDS encoding tyrosine-type recombinase/integrase, whose amino-acid sequence MEFATTDPGIEYFTPEQVELMIRMARNARDRFLIMLMRATGMRIGETLGMRRADVHLLADSCDLGCHVSGPHVHVHRRRDNANNALAKSRKSRTIPVTAEVAGYYRDYQWEREADPEAADSDMVFVNLFRAPLGRAMGYPNAKQLFDRLAKWAQIVARPHMLRHTAATEWVRAGVPRDVVQDLLGHEWPGSLKPYLHTTDRERREAVERVAAGVR is encoded by the coding sequence TTGGAGTTCGCCACGACCGACCCGGGCATCGAGTACTTCACACCAGAGCAAGTCGAGTTGATGATCCGGATGGCCCGGAACGCCCGTGACCGCTTCCTGATCATGCTGATGAGGGCCACCGGCATGCGGATCGGTGAAACGCTGGGCATGCGGCGGGCCGATGTCCATCTCCTCGCCGACTCGTGTGATCTGGGATGCCACGTCAGTGGCCCCCACGTACATGTTCACCGACGGCGGGACAACGCCAACAACGCGCTGGCCAAGTCCCGGAAATCCCGAACGATCCCGGTGACCGCGGAGGTCGCCGGCTACTACCGGGACTACCAGTGGGAACGCGAGGCCGACCCGGAGGCTGCCGACAGCGACATGGTGTTCGTGAACCTGTTCCGGGCACCGCTGGGGCGAGCGATGGGTTACCCGAACGCGAAGCAGCTCTTCGACCGCCTGGCGAAGTGGGCCCAGATCGTGGCCCGGCCGCACATGCTCCGCCACACCGCCGCGACAGAGTGGGTCAGGGCCGGGGTTCCCCGGGACGTGGTCCAGGACCTGCTCGGACACGAGTGGCCCGGGTCGCTCAAGCCCTACTTGCACACCACCGACCGAGAACGGCGGGAGGCCGTCGAGCGAGTGGCGGCAGGTGTGCGATGA
- a CDS encoding tyrosine-type recombinase/integrase: protein MGIVVKLCQSHVSSWRRHCRLKGRRLPIGEWVDMFGIKPFPQPPECSVGGCRNRCISEKSPICTYHQRRWLAAGHRGTANTPALRRWVAEQPPVLTAAEFSLVQLLPPLRLELAYGIQQRDVLGSTMQPFAMRAIVSGALATGTSLLLAADMLQRRMRTTNEKSVLRQLIWSVHQGYIAFSGHDLRGEDHFDLRAAGLKGATRSGRREQFGSVDLTVIPQPWLRRILRRRAEAEKPTGPAFRRWLRSCVIAGQGMNRLPGGGIDTAALDFAHMQAAFDEIAAAVDQDGRLYGAGYRCDLWTALSQTIDFGRLAGLLDAPGSFIRRSSQRIPDEDTNEDELGKAIPEHVIRQLDAQLASLGTGVTYGAMGPERVKAMFQTAYVVLRDSGRRPLEVVSLPRNCLERERDEVSLIWNNHKGRRMRRRLPITSSTVAAIETWQALRDTLPDAPSVSEPYLFPAITSAGGSDHLMSNNFGVGMRTWVDNLDTLDSDAMDAEGNVIPFDRSLIYPYAFRHSFAQRHADAGTPIDVLRDLMDHDDPKTTMGYYRVSLERKRKAVKTLSLMVADRHGTAIPCSSTAYEQRSVAVPFGGCTEPTNVKAGGHACPIRFQCSGCGFYRPDPSYLTAIEDHANSLRADREKARAMDAAGFVIDNLTAQITSYEDVAAKMRERMAALPEGEQTELEQAAAILRRVRAGGDRKLLPFTVVSKDGT, encoded by the coding sequence GTGGGTATCGTCGTGAAGCTCTGCCAAAGCCACGTCAGCAGCTGGCGGCGGCATTGCCGCCTGAAGGGCCGGCGGCTCCCGATTGGTGAGTGGGTCGACATGTTCGGCATCAAGCCGTTCCCACAGCCTCCTGAGTGCTCGGTCGGTGGATGCCGGAACCGGTGCATCAGCGAAAAGAGCCCGATCTGCACCTATCACCAGCGTCGTTGGCTTGCGGCTGGCCACAGGGGGACCGCGAACACCCCAGCCCTTCGCCGCTGGGTAGCGGAACAGCCTCCCGTGCTGACCGCGGCGGAGTTCTCTCTCGTCCAGTTGCTGCCACCGCTTCGGCTGGAACTCGCCTACGGAATCCAGCAGCGAGATGTGCTGGGGTCGACCATGCAACCGTTCGCGATGCGGGCGATTGTCAGTGGGGCATTGGCCACCGGGACGAGCCTGCTGCTGGCGGCCGACATGCTGCAGAGAAGGATGCGGACCACCAATGAGAAGTCGGTCCTGCGCCAGCTGATCTGGTCGGTCCACCAGGGCTACATCGCCTTCAGCGGGCACGATCTGCGGGGCGAGGATCACTTCGACCTGCGGGCGGCAGGGTTGAAGGGCGCCACCCGTTCGGGCCGACGCGAGCAATTCGGCAGCGTCGATCTGACGGTCATCCCCCAGCCGTGGTTGCGGCGGATCCTCAGGCGCCGGGCCGAGGCCGAGAAGCCCACCGGCCCGGCGTTCAGAAGATGGTTGAGGTCCTGCGTTATCGCGGGTCAGGGCATGAACCGGCTTCCTGGCGGAGGCATCGACACCGCCGCGTTGGACTTCGCGCACATGCAGGCTGCGTTCGACGAGATCGCCGCCGCCGTCGACCAGGACGGACGTCTCTACGGCGCTGGCTATCGCTGTGATCTTTGGACCGCGCTCAGCCAGACGATCGACTTCGGGCGCCTGGCCGGCCTGCTCGATGCCCCCGGCTCGTTCATCCGCCGCTCCTCCCAGCGCATCCCGGACGAGGACACCAACGAGGACGAGCTCGGCAAAGCAATTCCCGAGCACGTCATCCGCCAACTCGATGCCCAGCTCGCCTCACTCGGCACAGGCGTCACCTACGGGGCAATGGGCCCCGAACGCGTCAAAGCCATGTTCCAGACCGCTTACGTCGTCCTCCGAGACTCCGGCCGCCGCCCTTTGGAAGTCGTCTCCTTGCCCCGCAACTGCCTTGAACGCGAACGCGACGAAGTGTCCTTGATCTGGAACAACCACAAAGGCCGCCGCATGCGGAGGCGTCTGCCCATCACCTCATCCACGGTCGCGGCGATCGAGACATGGCAGGCCCTTCGCGACACCTTGCCCGACGCCCCGAGCGTCAGTGAGCCCTACCTGTTCCCGGCGATCACCTCCGCCGGAGGATCGGACCACCTGATGAGCAACAACTTCGGTGTCGGCATGCGAACGTGGGTGGACAACCTGGACACCTTGGACAGCGACGCCATGGACGCCGAAGGCAACGTGATCCCCTTCGACCGGTCCCTGATCTATCCTTACGCGTTCCGGCACTCCTTCGCCCAGCGGCATGCCGACGCCGGTACCCCGATCGACGTGCTCCGAGACCTCATGGACCACGACGATCCAAAAACGACCATGGGTTACTACCGGGTCTCTCTGGAACGCAAGCGCAAGGCGGTCAAAACACTGAGCCTGATGGTCGCCGACCGGCACGGGACAGCGATCCCTTGTTCGTCGACTGCCTATGAACAGCGGTCGGTGGCCGTTCCGTTCGGCGGCTGCACCGAACCGACCAACGTCAAGGCCGGCGGACACGCGTGCCCGATCCGCTTCCAGTGCTCAGGCTGCGGCTTCTACCGTCCCGACCCGTCCTACCTGACCGCGATCGAGGACCACGCCAACAGTCTGCGGGCCGACCGCGAGAAGGCACGGGCGATGGACGCAGCCGGCTTCGTCATCGACAACCTCACCGCCCAGATCACCTCTTACGAAGACGTCGCGGCGAAGATGCGCGAACGGATGGCAGCCCTACCGGAGGGCGAACAGACCGAATTGGAACAGGCCGCCGCAATCCTTCGCCGAGTCCGGGCCGGCGGCGACCGCAAACTCCTCCCCTTCACCGTCGTCTCCAAGGACGGAACCTGA
- a CDS encoding IS30 family transposase gives MSDETKADLWRRWRSGESISVISRQIGKPPGSVFTVLKHHGGIAPAPRKARAGSLTLGEREEISRGLCAGHSYRAIASLLGRAVSTISREVGNNGGRDVYRAIAAQERALDRARRPKRCLLATRPALRQKVLTLLCEEWSPEQIVGHLRRYHGNDPAMEISHETIYRSVYTTRWKVIPREVCKRLRTGRPIRKNKRHTVKGQWRSQITDARPIEERPQAAEDRSEPGHLEGDLVIGSNNSQVATLVDRKTRFLTVVKLASRHTNVVVPALAETYTRMDSRLRGTLTWDRGMELAAHKRLSTDTGVDVFFAAPRSPWQRGTNENTNKLLRQYLPKGTNLSTFSQGDLDAIAAKLNNRPRKCLGFRTPAESVALTG, from the coding sequence ATGTCGGACGAGACGAAGGCCGACCTGTGGCGGCGGTGGAGGTCCGGGGAGTCGATCAGCGTCATCTCGAGACAGATCGGCAAACCGCCCGGCTCGGTGTTCACCGTCCTCAAGCATCACGGAGGAATCGCTCCCGCGCCTCGCAAGGCGCGCGCTGGAAGCCTGACCTTGGGCGAGCGGGAAGAGATCTCGCGCGGGCTTTGTGCCGGCCATTCCTACCGGGCGATCGCCAGCCTGCTGGGGCGTGCGGTGTCGACGATCAGCCGTGAAGTCGGCAACAACGGCGGACGCGACGTCTACCGGGCAATCGCTGCGCAGGAACGGGCACTTGACCGCGCCAGGCGCCCGAAACGGTGCCTGCTCGCCACCAGACCGGCGCTCAGGCAGAAGGTGCTGACCCTGCTCTGCGAGGAGTGGTCACCCGAGCAGATAGTCGGCCACCTTCGTCGCTATCACGGCAATGACCCGGCGATGGAGATCAGCCACGAGACGATCTACCGGTCGGTCTACACCACCCGGTGGAAAGTGATCCCCCGCGAGGTCTGCAAACGCCTTCGCACCGGCCGCCCGATCCGGAAGAACAAGCGACACACGGTGAAGGGACAATGGCGCTCGCAGATCACCGATGCCCGGCCGATCGAGGAGCGCCCCCAGGCCGCGGAGGACCGCAGCGAGCCCGGACATCTGGAAGGCGATCTGGTGATCGGCTCGAACAACAGCCAGGTCGCCACCCTGGTCGACCGAAAGACGCGGTTCCTCACGGTCGTGAAACTCGCCAGCCGCCACACCAACGTTGTCGTTCCAGCTCTAGCCGAGACATACACGCGCATGGACTCCCGACTACGAGGCACGCTGACCTGGGATCGCGGCATGGAACTGGCAGCCCATAAGCGTCTCAGCACCGACACCGGCGTCGACGTGTTCTTCGCAGCCCCACGCAGCCCCTGGCAGCGGGGCACCAACGAGAACACCAACAAGCTGCTCCGGCAGTACCTGCCCAAAGGGACGAACCTCTCGACGTTCAGCCAGGGCGACCTTGATGCCATCGCGGCAAAACTCAACAACCGCCCCCGCAAGTGCCTGGGATTCCGCACCCCGGCCGAGAGTGTTGCCTTGACCGGTTGA
- a CDS encoding MerR family transcriptional regulator: protein MPPHSPRPVDHLDDDDYPAYTMGRAAEMIGTTPAFLRTLGENRLITPLRSEGGHRRYSRYQLRIAARARELVDAGTQIEAACRIIILEDQLEEAQRINEDLRTREATS, encoded by the coding sequence ATGCCCCCTCACAGTCCCCGCCCCGTCGATCATCTCGACGACGATGATTACCCCGCCTACACCATGGGCCGGGCCGCCGAAATGATCGGCACCACCCCCGCGTTCCTCCGCACCCTCGGCGAGAACCGCCTGATCACCCCGCTGCGCTCCGAAGGCGGCCACCGCCGCTACTCCCGCTACCAGCTGCGTATCGCCGCCCGCGCCCGCGAACTCGTCGACGCCGGCACCCAGATCGAGGCCGCCTGCCGCATCATCATTCTCGAAGACCAGCTCGAAGAAGCCCAGCGCATCAACGAAGACCTGCGCACCCGCGAGGCCACCTCGTAA
- the ku gene encoding non-homologous end joining protein Ku encodes MDIYAATEDHGPGLHLVHAADGGRVRHRRVCELDGREVRPEETARGWEAPDGRTVIIQDTDLEALPLPTKRVIEVVGFVGETDVDPLLYARPYWVGAHGPGAQKPYALLLEASGRLAVCKVALRSRERLSVLRPRNGIRVLHTLHWPEEIRDPGDLSSPAPTTDRELEIAELLMTEMAGVDIFFALSMSHETCRLKRAVCLDWGLDVVSPGGRRPLNRS; translated from the coding sequence GTGGACATCTACGCAGCCACTGAAGACCACGGGCCCGGCCTTCATCTCGTGCATGCCGCCGACGGCGGCCGCGTCCGCCACCGGCGGGTGTGCGAACTGGACGGAAGGGAGGTCAGGCCGGAGGAGACCGCCCGCGGCTGGGAGGCACCCGACGGCCGCACGGTGATCATCCAAGACACCGACCTCGAGGCCCTGCCGCTGCCCACGAAGCGTGTGATCGAGGTCGTCGGGTTCGTCGGCGAGACCGACGTCGACCCGCTGCTGTATGCCCGCCCGTACTGGGTGGGTGCCCACGGCCCGGGCGCCCAGAAGCCGTACGCGCTTCTCCTCGAGGCGTCGGGCCGGCTCGCGGTGTGCAAGGTGGCCCTCCGGTCGCGGGAGCGACTGTCCGTCCTGCGGCCGCGCAACGGAATCCGGGTGCTACACACCCTGCACTGGCCCGAGGAAATCCGTGACCCAGGCGACCTGTCCAGCCCCGCCCCGACCACCGACCGGGAGCTGGAGATCGCCGAGCTGCTGATGACCGAGATGGCGGGCGTCGACATCTTCTTCGCGCTCAGCATGTCGCATGAGACATGCCGGCTGAAGCGAGCGGTGTGTCTGGACTGGGGTTTAGACGTCGTTTCTCCTGGCGGGCGTCGCCCGTTGAACCGTTCCTGA
- a CDS encoding IS3 family transposase, which yields MSEFYQFIAAEKAVYPVALLCRVLGVVRSSFYAWLEAEDAREARTRADDALAHEITVIHLASKGAYGVPRVHAELRRLGRPVNRKRVERVMRERRITGVTRRRRRSLTRPDKQARPAPDLIGRDFTAARPGTRLVGDITYLPTREGWLYLACWLDLATREVVGYAMADHHRAALVVDALRMAHGRGGLEDGCITHSDRGSEYTSAEFRAEVHTLGLRESTGRTGSCFDNAAAESFWAVLKEEIGTRIWPDRATARADVFTFIETFYNRRRLRKHAVFGYLTPHETRQRFRNAQTLAA from the coding sequence GTGAGCGAGTTCTACCAGTTCATCGCTGCGGAGAAGGCCGTCTACCCGGTGGCCCTGCTGTGCCGTGTCCTGGGCGTGGTCCGCTCCTCGTTCTACGCCTGGCTGGAGGCGGAGGATGCCCGGGAGGCCCGGACGCGGGCGGATGACGCGCTGGCCCACGAGATCACCGTGATCCACCTGGCCTCGAAGGGCGCCTACGGTGTTCCGCGCGTGCACGCCGAGCTACGGCGGCTGGGCCGACCAGTCAACCGCAAGCGGGTGGAGCGGGTCATGCGCGAACGTCGGATCACTGGCGTCACACGCCGAAGACGCCGCTCGCTGACCCGTCCCGACAAGCAGGCACGGCCCGCCCCGGACCTGATCGGCCGTGACTTCACCGCCGCCCGGCCCGGCACCCGGCTGGTTGGGGACATCACGTACCTGCCCACCCGTGAGGGCTGGTTGTATCTGGCCTGCTGGCTGGACCTGGCCACCCGCGAGGTCGTCGGTTACGCGATGGCGGACCACCACCGTGCCGCGCTGGTGGTCGACGCACTGCGGATGGCCCACGGCCGGGGCGGCCTGGAAGACGGCTGCATCACACACAGCGACCGCGGAAGCGAGTACACCTCAGCTGAATTCCGCGCAGAAGTACACACGTTGGGGCTTCGTGAGAGCACCGGCAGGACTGGCTCCTGCTTCGACAACGCCGCGGCGGAGAGCTTCTGGGCCGTGCTCAAGGAAGAGATCGGCACCCGGATCTGGCCCGACCGGGCGACCGCCCGCGCCGACGTGTTCACGTTCATTGAGACCTTCTACAACCGGCGCCGCCTGCGCAAACACGCTGTGTTCGGGTACCTCACACCCCACGAGACGCGTCAGCGGTTCCGTAACGCCCAAACACTGGCAGCGTAG
- a CDS encoding MFS transporter, translated as MPGNGEAVTRRTEARNGEGSAFVLSRGVVILFAVACGAAVANVYFSQPLLVTMGHDLGMSPALVGGVVTLTHVGYGLGLFFLVPLGDVADRRRLIVAQLLLLVVALAVVAAAHTAAVLLAGMAAMGLLAVVTQTLVAFAASLAPAAGRGRVVGMVTSGVVIGILLARTASGLMADLAGWRSVYLASASLTALLALVLYRVLPRPSDAPPATLRYGQLLRSTITLFARERLLRLRALFGLLIFAAFSTLWSSVALPLSEAPYFLPHSEIGALGLIGVAGALAATVAGRLNDRGLSGRTTGIALALLAASWLPLAFTRSSLWALFVGVILLDLAVQAVHVTNQTLIYVLHPDAGSRLIGGYMVFYSIGSATGAIAATSLYTVAGWGAVCALGAAFSCLGLVLWAFTRHSTPGPAVKMTSRSEG; from the coding sequence ATGCCCGGCAACGGTGAGGCTGTGACACGACGGACCGAGGCCCGAAACGGGGAGGGTTCCGCGTTCGTCCTGTCCCGCGGCGTCGTCATACTGTTCGCCGTCGCCTGTGGGGCCGCGGTGGCCAACGTCTACTTCTCCCAGCCGCTCCTGGTGACCATGGGCCACGACCTCGGCATGAGCCCGGCACTTGTCGGCGGCGTGGTCACCCTCACCCATGTCGGATACGGCCTTGGGCTCTTCTTCCTCGTGCCACTGGGCGACGTGGCCGACCGCAGGCGGCTCATCGTGGCCCAGTTGCTGCTCCTGGTGGTGGCGCTGGCCGTGGTGGCCGCCGCCCACACGGCGGCGGTCCTGCTCGCGGGCATGGCCGCGATGGGGCTTCTCGCGGTCGTCACACAGACGCTGGTGGCGTTCGCGGCATCACTGGCACCTGCCGCCGGGCGCGGACGGGTCGTCGGCATGGTCACCAGCGGCGTGGTCATTGGCATCCTGCTGGCCCGCACCGCATCCGGCCTCATGGCCGATCTTGCGGGCTGGCGTTCCGTCTACCTTGCCTCGGCGTCGCTCACCGCTCTGCTCGCCCTGGTCTTGTACCGAGTGCTGCCGCGCCCCAGTGACGCTCCGCCGGCAACCCTGCGCTACGGACAGCTCCTGCGCTCCACGATCACCCTGTTCGCGCGGGAACGACTGCTGCGGCTCCGGGCCCTGTTCGGTCTGCTGATCTTCGCCGCCTTCAGCACCCTGTGGAGCAGCGTCGCGCTGCCGCTCAGCGAGGCCCCGTACTTCCTGCCCCACAGCGAGATCGGGGCGCTGGGGCTGATCGGTGTCGCCGGCGCCCTGGCCGCGACCGTGGCGGGCCGTCTGAACGATCGCGGACTCTCCGGGCGGACCACCGGCATCGCCCTGGCACTGCTCGCCGCCTCGTGGTTGCCCTTGGCCTTCACCCGCAGCTCGCTCTGGGCCCTGTTCGTCGGGGTGATCCTTCTCGACCTCGCCGTGCAGGCGGTCCATGTCACCAACCAGACCCTGATCTACGTGCTACACCCGGACGCGGGCAGCCGGCTGATCGGCGGATACATGGTCTTCTACTCGATCGGCAGCGCCACCGGCGCCATCGCAGCGACCTCCCTCTACACGGTGGCCGGCTGGGGAGCCGTATGCGCACTGGGTGCCGCGTTCAGCTGCCTCGGGCTCGTGCTGTGGGCGTTCACTCGACACAGCACCCCGGGCCCTGCCGTCAAGATGACCTCTCGCAGCGAAGGCTGA
- a CDS encoding Lrp/AsnC family transcriptional regulator, with the protein MESDYDELDRRLVHALQIAGRAPFSTIAEVLGVSDRTIARRYARLRSAGAVRVLGGVDPTVLGAILWFLRVRCAPAASLPVAEALARRPDTSWVSLSSGGTEITCVLRTESEADSEALLLAKLPRTPRVEGVTAHSVLHAFYGGPDNLVGKLGSLDEEAIERLRPPPLPHRRGPVRLDDSDRKLLALLATDGRAGFEQLAAATGWSPTTVRRRMTELREHGLLYLDIDVDWRMFGVNARTLLWLSVAPAYLEEAGQALAGHPEIAFAAATTGPTNLYASVVCTNQRELYRYLTTRVAALPAITHLETAPVIRTVKQAANQT; encoded by the coding sequence GTGGAATCCGACTACGACGAGCTGGATCGTCGGCTCGTGCACGCCCTGCAGATCGCCGGCCGTGCTCCGTTCAGCACCATCGCCGAGGTCCTCGGCGTGTCGGATCGCACCATCGCCCGCCGGTACGCCCGGTTGCGGTCGGCCGGGGCGGTACGTGTGCTCGGCGGGGTCGACCCCACCGTGCTGGGCGCCATCCTGTGGTTCCTGCGGGTGCGATGTGCGCCCGCCGCGTCGCTCCCGGTCGCCGAGGCGCTGGCCCGGCGCCCCGACACGTCCTGGGTGAGCCTCAGCTCCGGCGGCACCGAGATCACCTGCGTGCTCCGCACCGAGAGCGAAGCGGACAGCGAGGCACTGCTGCTGGCCAAACTCCCCCGCACCCCGCGCGTGGAGGGCGTGACCGCGCACTCGGTGCTGCACGCCTTCTACGGCGGCCCGGACAACCTGGTCGGTAAACTCGGGTCGCTGGACGAGGAGGCGATCGAGCGACTGCGCCCACCTCCGTTGCCGCATCGACGGGGACCGGTGCGGCTCGACGACAGTGACCGCAAGCTCCTCGCCCTGCTGGCCACCGACGGCCGGGCCGGGTTCGAGCAGTTGGCCGCGGCGACCGGCTGGTCGCCGACGACGGTCCGGCGCCGGATGACGGAGCTGCGCGAACACGGCCTGCTTTATCTCGACATCGACGTCGACTGGCGCATGTTCGGCGTGAACGCCCGAACCCTGCTCTGGCTCTCGGTCGCCCCCGCATACCTGGAGGAGGCCGGTCAGGCGCTGGCCGGGCATCCGGAGATCGCGTTCGCTGCCGCCACGACCGGCCCGACCAATCTGTACGCGAGCGTGGTGTGCACGAACCAACGGGAGCTGTACCGGTACCTGACCACCCGGGTCGCCGCACTCCCAGCCATCACGCACCTCGAAACGGCACCAGTGATCAGGACCGTCAAGCAGGCAGCGAACCAGACATAG
- a CDS encoding winged helix-turn-helix transcriptional regulator, with translation MVTRTRFDDSECPVARSVDAIGDWWSLLIVRDAFDGSRRFGEFQRSLGVAKNILTARLRTLVAGGVLESVPASDGSAYREYVLTPKGKALFPVIVALRQWGEQNFFAPGEPHSQLVDRRQGHGLRALEVLSADGRRLNPDDTTVHKVSAQ, from the coding sequence ATGGTGACCAGAACGCGCTTCGACGACAGCGAATGTCCCGTCGCCCGGTCGGTGGACGCGATCGGCGACTGGTGGTCCCTGCTGATCGTGCGGGACGCCTTCGACGGAAGTCGGCGCTTCGGGGAGTTCCAGCGCAGCCTCGGCGTCGCGAAGAACATCCTCACCGCGCGCCTGCGCACCCTGGTTGCCGGCGGTGTCCTCGAATCCGTCCCCGCCTCGGACGGCAGCGCCTACCGCGAGTACGTACTGACTCCGAAGGGCAAGGCGCTCTTCCCCGTCATCGTGGCGCTGCGGCAGTGGGGCGAACAAAACTTCTTCGCCCCCGGCGAACCGCACTCACAGTTGGTCGACCGCCGACAAGGGCACGGCCTGCGCGCACTGGAAGTGCTGTCCGCGGACGGGCGACGGCTGAACCCCGACGACACCACCGTCCACAAGGTCTCCGCCCAGTGA
- a CDS encoding DUF6262 family protein, which produces MAARTPADVLAECRRQTSLLKRQRVLDTIRIMLDNGESISFAAIARAARVSTWLVYAEGVREHVQAAIQRQEQAPATAAVQGRRAAPASLHADLAMAREEIKELRTERDQLRAAMRQHLGHQLDQISNRKLTERITELTEANRKLEHELAQLRPLADHVEALEQDLAAARTSLRQMIRDGN; this is translated from the coding sequence ATGGCTGCCCGAACCCCAGCTGACGTCCTCGCCGAATGCCGGCGACAGACCAGCCTCCTCAAACGACAACGCGTGCTCGACACCATCCGGATCATGCTGGACAACGGCGAGTCGATCTCCTTCGCCGCCATCGCCCGCGCTGCGAGAGTGTCGACCTGGCTCGTCTATGCCGAGGGGGTCCGCGAGCACGTCCAAGCGGCCATCCAGCGGCAGGAACAGGCTCCCGCCACCGCAGCTGTCCAAGGCCGCCGGGCAGCACCCGCCAGCCTCCACGCTGACCTGGCAATGGCCCGGGAGGAGATCAAAGAACTCCGCACTGAACGCGATCAGCTTCGAGCCGCGATGCGGCAGCACCTCGGACATCAGCTTGATCAGATCAGCAACCGGAAACTGACCGAGCGGATCACCGAACTCACCGAAGCCAACAGGAAGCTCGAACACGAGCTGGCCCAGCTCCGGCCACTCGCCGATCACGTCGAGGCACTTGAGCAGGACCTGGCCGCGGCTCGCACGAGCCTGCGTCAGATGATCCGGGACGGCAATTAG
- a CDS encoding FAD-dependent monooxygenase yields the protein MDTDVLIVGSGPTGMTLANELLTAGVSTVLVDKLPQRSALSKAGGVQSRTLEALDQRGLLEPLLATGNHPVTTGHFAGIPLPLHSNRHRLPWRSVPQVVIEGFFEQHLAAHGLHARREHELVGLAQDDDGVTATFANGAALRSRYLVAADGAHSTVRSLLRAAFPGQPGTLTIIAADVRLSGVDAFTSHTWNEEGHWAALFPLGTDPQGRQLRRLVLGGPGQSLPRETPVTEDDIRHGLSTVFGTRVHLLELRYARRITNASRQVEQYRHGRVFLAGDAAHVHLPLGAQGMNTGIQDAFNLGWKLGAAVHGWASENLLDTYHAERHPAGAAVLRNVRAQSLLMDWAGTRDPDVLAAREIFTAMAQLPDVQHHLADLMSGMAIRYPIPGTESHPLVGRPAPDLDLGPARVHELLRSGHGILLDPADTFARAAGPWSDRVDRVGQGAHTEPMLIRPDGYVCWAGAADLEPALDRWFGERL from the coding sequence GTGGACACCGATGTGCTCATCGTCGGCTCCGGCCCGACCGGAATGACGCTGGCCAACGAGCTGCTGACGGCGGGGGTGTCGACCGTGCTGGTCGACAAGCTGCCGCAGCGCAGCGCCCTGTCCAAGGCAGGCGGCGTGCAGTCCCGCACACTGGAGGCGCTCGACCAACGAGGGCTGCTGGAGCCCTTGCTGGCCACCGGAAATCACCCCGTCACCACTGGCCACTTCGCCGGTATCCCACTCCCGCTCCACTCCAACCGGCACCGTCTGCCATGGCGGTCCGTGCCGCAGGTGGTGATCGAGGGATTCTTCGAGCAGCATCTCGCCGCGCACGGCCTCCACGCCCGGCGGGAGCACGAACTGGTCGGCCTCGCCCAGGACGACGACGGGGTCACCGCGACCTTCGCCAACGGCGCCGCCCTCCGCTCCCGATACCTCGTCGCCGCCGACGGCGCTCACAGCACCGTGCGGTCGCTGCTGCGGGCCGCATTCCCCGGTCAGCCCGGTACGTTGACGATCATCGCCGCCGACGTGCGGCTGAGCGGCGTCGATGCGTTCACGTCGCACACCTGGAACGAGGAAGGGCACTGGGCGGCACTGTTCCCGCTCGGCACCGATCCGCAGGGAAGGCAGCTGCGCCGACTGGTCCTCGGCGGACCGGGCCAGTCACTGCCGAGGGAGACCCCGGTCACCGAGGACGACATCCGCCACGGCCTGAGCACCGTGTTCGGAACGCGGGTGCACCTGCTCGAGCTGCGCTACGCCCGCCGTATCACCAACGCGTCACGGCAGGTCGAGCAGTATCGGCACGGGCGGGTGTTCCTTGCGGGCGATGCCGCCCATGTCCACCTTCCGCTCGGCGCGCAGGGCATGAACACGGGGATTCAGGACGCGTTCAACCTGGGTTGGAAGCTCGGCGCCGCGGTGCACGGCTGGGCATCGGAGAACCTGCTCGACACGTATCACGCGGAGCGGCATCCGGCCGGGGCCGCTGTATTGCGCAACGTCCGGGCACAGAGCCTGCTGATGGACTGGGCCGGCACCCGCGATCCGGACGTGCTGGCCGCCCGGGAGATCTTCACGGCCATGGCCCAACTGCCGGACGTCCAGCACCATCTCGCCGACCTGATGTCCGGGATGGCCATCCGCTATCCGATACCGGGCACGGAATCCCATCCGCTCGTCGGCCGGCCCGCACCGGACCTTGACCTCGGCCCGGCCCGGGTGCACGAACTGCTGCGGTCCGGGCACGGCATCCTGCTGGACCCGGCCGACACGTTCGCCAGGGCCGCCGGCCCCTGGTCGGATCGGGTGGACCGGGTGGGCCAGGGCGCCCACACCGAACCGATGCTCATCCGGCCGGACGGTTACGTGTGCTGGGCAGGCGCAGCTGACCTGGAACCGGCACTCGACCGCTGGTTCGGCGAACGTCTCTGA